Genomic DNA from Haloplanus sp. HW8-1:
TCCAGCTCGCCGGTCGCCCCCGGCAGGTCCGTGGCGGCCGTGCGTACTTCGAGACTCTCAACGACGCCGCCGAGGCGGTGTTCGACGCCGTCCGCTCCGGCGTCGACGTGGCGAAGATCGAACTCATCGACCGCCTGAGCGCCGCCATGTCCAACGCCCATCTCGACACCGACCTCCCGGACGTCCCGATGGTGTTCGTCGAGTTCCACGCCGACCACGGGATCGAGGACGAAATCGAGTTCTGTCGCACCGTGTTCGAGGCCCACGGCGTGACCGAGTTCGAGGTGGCCGAGAACGACCGCGGCATGGCCGATCTGTGGGCGGCCCGGCGGGAACTGGCAGAGGCACTCGAACCCTACGAGGAGCAGCTCTCGCCGCTCACTCCCGGCGACGTGACCGTCCCCATCAGCGAGTATCCGGGGATGATCCGATACGCGAAGGAACTCGGCGAGCAGGAGGACTTCCTCATCCCCTGTTTCGGCCACGCGGGCGACGGCAACCTCCACTACGCGGTCATGGTCGACCCCGACGATCCCGAGGACGTGGCCCACGGGAAGGAGGTCTCCCGACGGATCGTCGAGCACGCCATCGAACTCGGCGGCACGTCGACGGGTGAACACGGCATCGGTCTCGGCAAACAGGACTACCTCGTGGCCGAACACGGCGACGCCGCCGTGGACGCGATGCGCTCGATCAAAGACGCCCTCGATCCCGCCGGCATCATGAACCCCGGCAAGGTGTTCGACGGCCCGACGGCCTGACACGCAGCCGATTCGGGTCAGGACTCGGCGCTGTACAGATACAGGGTGGCGACGGCGAACAGCCCCTCCGCCGCC
This window encodes:
- a CDS encoding FAD-binding oxidoreductase — translated: MRHDTTFLDDLGLAAHQMSVGDADREQRSHDWGTAREDGVRPDVVVWPESTADVSSILDAATDHGVPVTPYAAGTSLEGNAVPVEGGITLDMTRMDAVLDIRPDDLQVDVQPGILGDDVNEAVAKHGLFLPALPSSGAISTIGGMLANDASGMKTVKYGEVSDWVLGMEVVLPTGEVITTGSTAAKTSSGYDLGDLIVGSEGTLGVITRVTIQLAGRPRQVRGGRAYFETLNDAAEAVFDAVRSGVDVAKIELIDRLSAAMSNAHLDTDLPDVPMVFVEFHADHGIEDEIEFCRTVFEAHGVTEFEVAENDRGMADLWAARRELAEALEPYEEQLSPLTPGDVTVPISEYPGMIRYAKELGEQEDFLIPCFGHAGDGNLHYAVMVDPDDPEDVAHGKEVSRRIVEHAIELGGTSTGEHGIGLGKQDYLVAEHGDAAVDAMRSIKDALDPAGIMNPGKVFDGPTA